Genomic window (Ananas comosus cultivar F153 linkage group 16, ASM154086v1, whole genome shotgun sequence):
tgtgaacaatgaatttagaaagctaaatagcattgcatgaatgtcgggaaccaaTGATTCCGCGATGGTCGTTGACCCTAGtatagggcgtcctcacttggagaggattggattgggtatagaccctagttacagtgtatcctcacttggagaggatagatctagctcacagtctgcgtttatgatggtatagccatccaatccccacatagaggggattgtcgtcaagtactccggagtgtcgcgcgactaggaccacttggaggttcGGACCACAAGGAGGTctgcagacggtcccgggcttgggtgcacttggagctccctccccactttgggatttgaaggtgagtcatgggcgagccctagggcctcgccacagatNNNNNNNNNNNNNNNNNNNNNNNNNNNNNNNNNNNNNNNNNNNNNNNNNNNNNNNNNNNNNNNNNNNNNNNNNNNNNNNNNNNNNNNNNNNNNNNNNNNNATTGCAGTACTCCCGCAGCTCCTGGAACAATCCGGCGAGGTAGTGCTCCTTGTAATACATGGGGGGACAGTTGGAGAACTCGTTGAAGAAGACCGCCAGATCCATGTCGCTCGCCAGCTGGTTCTCGAGGATTCCACTCTGGTGGAGTATCGCGACGTCTCTTGGCGTGTCGATGATGCAGTTCATGAACGTGACATAGCTCGTCATGTAAGCCTTCTCCGGCTTACACCCGCTGCACTGCTCGAAGGCCACGAGGTTTGTGAACAGAGATAAGGTGGAGTTGTTCACCGAGAGGAAAGGGATCTCGAGCACGCCGCCTTGAAATGTGACATCTAGGAAGGAACCAGGATGACAAGGATTCTTCTTCCTAAATGTCACTCCGGCCTCCAGGAGCACGGTAGCGGATGGAATTGTATTCGGTAATCTTATCTTAGCCGCCGGAGCATGCAATTCGTCATTCTTAAATCGGAGATAAGAGAGGAGCGAGGCACAAATCTTACTCGGCTTTAACCATTTGAGAATAGTACCGCGGATGGTCCTGCCCGTTGGGGCAGTTTGCGGTTTCGTGACATAGCAGCGGTAGAAGAGATGGAACAAGTGATCAAAATCTTTGGCTTCGCCGCGCACAATAAGGCCGTGGTCGTCATTTCCTTCCATTTCTTCGTTGGAGCTATCTGCTTCTTCCTCGGGGCTCTCGAGGTTTTTGCTCGCCAGGTAGTTTACAAGAAGCTCCTTCATTGGAGGGGCAGCAGTGCCGTCAATTTGGAAGGTGCGAAGCTCGTACAATGTCTCGAGCACAAAGAGGGGGATTTGGTTCTCGAGCAAGAGCAAATCGCCGCGAATGAGCGGCAAGCTCCATTCTGCAGCGCGCACTCCGTCGTTTTCCCCTCCGTTCCACTTGATGAGGAACTCGATGATGAAGCACCCGTCGAGAAGCAGCATCTCTGCAAACTCCTTGGTGCTGAGTTCGACCCGCTCGAAGTAGCACCGCCGCGCCCGAGGCTCCAATTCCTGGATCGCGTCGACGTAGTTGTCAATGGTGCAGTTGCTGCTGCGAGAGAGGAATTCCTGGAGGTAACGCCATTTAAGCCACTCCATCGCCCGAAGGGAGGGCTCGACGTCGCGGCCGACACCATAGGGGCCGATGGCGACCGTTTGGGGCTCGTACAGGTGCTTGTTGCGCTGCCGGACGTGGGCCGGGACGCGGAAGATGGTGAAGTTATCCGAAGCCATCGGCTCATAGCTTAAGGCGTCGAGTTTCTGCTGGGCGGAGCTCAGTAGGACCTCGCGAATATCTATTGCTAGTTCACCTTCCTCTCGTTCCATCGTCAACTTATTGCAAAGTTTCTCAAACTCTCACTAATTTATTCGTGCAGGCAAAAATGGGTGGAAAGAGTTTTCCTCCCTCGGCTTATTTATAGCGGCAGAtggaggaaaaattctagaatgcaacgggtatattagtgacgtggcgtaacaaaccaatcaaattaatccttttaagaatatatgtcccatcatgattgtaaaaaaatatttgtattgtacttttgtttgaaaagaagaaatgtgattggcttgttattgatgacgtggtgcaagtgtgacagtgtagaattcctccagATGGAGAGCTCCCTGGATGGGACAAAAATTGTGTTTTTGACCTACTAAGCCTAAGAAAATTTCTATGAttcaaattttcttaaaaacgataaaattttcactattttcatattatttatatattatttatatttgaactctaaaaaatatatagtattaaactttaaaaataaaaagcgctgaataatttattgtatttaaaAAGTGATTATTTATTCactgtaaaaatataattttgtgaATAAGTTTTCtgccaaattatttttaaaattataatacttttaattttattaataaaaaattagacaaAACCATTTGGAGactgaaaattcaaattatatatttgagtCTGTCGAATCTATTGCTATCCGGGCGTGGGATCCCACATTTCTGagtaaaaatttcatatatacttaaaaaattacaaaaaagttAAACATGTAAAAcattttttagataaatttttagtttttgaacttaatatcaacatcataattataaaatttttcaaattcgtaattattttattttggataaatatattttaatttttaatactaaaaaacgCATCAAGAATTGCCGAAATTATTTGTTGGCTtgccgaaaaattattttcatttaaaaattaaaagtctgCATAATTATTTGACATTAAGTTTTGAAACTAGTAAgtttattaagtttttttctaatagttttcttaatatatattaaaatttttaaattaattgctTCAAAAAAGTTTGGACCTGCTATGTGTTGAAAAGAATATTCATTCTAATTAAATAATGTGTCTCGAGATGTGAGATTCAACACTCACATGAAAATAGATTTCACAGTCTTAAATTCATAATTGGGGGTTTTATTTTCAAGCAACTTTTGTTCCCCTCGATCCGTTTTTGATTTGTATGCGCTGTACTGGAGTCTTCTCTAGTGCTTGGGATGTATTTAAGATCTGCAAGCTACATTAGCTGCTGGAGTTCGTGTTggcaaaatgcataaaaataaGGATAAAGTTCAATTACCACTCAtgtaatttcacacttttttactttaatattctgtaattttaagtgtatcaatttagtactctgtggtttctttCTTTCGTTTCATCATtgttttttgttaaattaatgataaagttaaaactaaaaagtattaaagtaaatattcgataaacctaggtagggtatctgaaattttttgtatataatttaacgaaatgttaatgaaggagctgacaaaaaaaaaaaaaaccatatgatactaaattgatacattttaaatcacatgatactaaactGAGAAAGCGCGAAACTACAGTGGTgattttgaagtttaccctaaaaataATCTTATTCCAATGAGCTTgggttctctttttcttatgcTTGTGCCATATAAAATCCTCACCAATAATCGTGAAAAAAGGTTAGGATAGATTCGAATAACCGaatattttaatagtattatattttatattaataaattaaattataatatttgattactaATTTGTGTGAAGAGATATGAACCATAAAAACGACTTGATTATTATTTGTGGACAGATAATGAGAAATTTGATAACTTATAATGGAAAGATAATATATGCTatccattttgtttattttatttagaaataaatttatctgaAAATGTGattcaattaggattcgaatttgaaatctaggtaccaatcatcaagccctttgccgaaatttttttttttaaaaaatatagattcgAATAACCGaatattttaatagtattatattttatattaataaattacattataatatttaattactaatttttGTGAAGAGATATGAACCATAAAAACTTGATTGTTATTTGTGGACAGATAATGAGAAATTTGATAACTTATAATGGAAAGATAATATATGCtattcattttgtttatttcatttagaaccaaatttaactgaaaatgtgaatcaattagaattcgaacttagaatctagataccaatcatcaagtctTTTGCCGCTTAGTCTATATCCAATATGTTTTCAACCCTACCCACCAAGCGCACAAGTTCGAGATGGAGTAGGCAAAATGATGTATAAATAGTAAACTTATATACTCCTAGGTAGGAGACCTATAGGTAAAGCGTAAGTTTGAGTCCTAATCCAATAATACGCGAGAAGAAGAGAGCTAGGTTACCTTCGTGACTTGTTCGGAAATAAGGCGGGAAATAATTTCTGTTCCCTCCTTTGTTTCCAAACGTCGCATTTGGTGTCCGAAAACAGTAGTTTTCGGATTCCTAAAATAAGCTGATATAAGGATGAAACTGTTGTTTCACCTTTTTTctgaaacaagcttgttcccggttaaatttaattttaatgacagtaaatcattaattaatctaattaatatatttaaattattatttattatttaaataataaaataaataaataaataaataattataataaattattaataatttgataattaatattattaatttattatttttaattaattattaataatttttataattattattatttattaataaaNaatttaataattattattatttataattatttattaataatttatttattatttatttttaagtaatattttgatgttaattaattagataatataattttaatttcaaattataactattatttctcttgttccaatctaataaTCTAAAcgctatttaccttattcctaaaaacaacttaatttttatccaaacgcaaaattactCTAGTTCTTGTTTATACTTGAAATTGTACATTTTCTtaaaataagcagttcttatttatatccgaaccaaacacaaCCTTAAAATATTATCTACGGTTAAAATTTAGGGGCGCCccacaaaacaaacaacaattgtgtgagattttaaaatttgtgggGTAGaggattaatttatttaatgcGAGTTAAAACAAGCCCTTAATTAGAACCAGAGACATCAGGTTtagatctttttcttttcttttgagaggAAAGTAGTATGCTAtcatccgtttcgtttatttttttaaaaaaataaatatttttttttaaaacaaaacatagctaaaaatgtgaaaaatgtgaatcaactacaATTCGAACTTGGGGCCTTGGTACTAACAACCAAGCTCTTCGCCACTTACGCTTGGGACGATCGGTCTGTGCTGTATATGGAGTTAACGATAGTTTTCTGTTAAGGACCAATTCTCACAATCAATGGCGTAATGTGATTCACGTTCCTCTGCTTCCGTTGCATTATTTATTGTTGTAATCAACGCCACATCGTGCTATCGTCATCCTCGCTTGTAATCGGCTGATAAAAAAATCGATAGAtacatttaaaacttatataaatTACTAACCATTCTGTATTGATTATCTAatcttcaaaaattataataatataagtttattaaatttatagttgcgagagaCAAAATGCATGTGATGGCCTCGTGCTATTGGTTGTGAGAACTGGTCCTAGGATGAACTCGTAAAGTTTCTAGTAATTAGACTTTAATTAGAGATGTTGATTGAGCGAGTAGGTTCCTCTCAACAAGTCCTCTTCGCCAGTccattttagaaatatttaaaagacTCGCAGTCTTTTTTCGGATTCTAAATTTTCTACTTGCTCTAGTCTAAATTGGTTAAACTTTGGTCGTAGATAAGGCATCTATTTCCTCCCTTTTGGCTGCTTCTAccgtaataaaaatatttgataatacAACAATCGTTCCTGACCcaaatgacaaaaaatttagtggttggtacaatattaaattaacctttttaatcatttctaccttttaaattaatattatttttctagaaaaatTACTAAACACCAGAAGAATCACTTAATCCTAAAAAAATCACTATCATCTCAACTCTACAATCTTTAATCTAAGGACCAGAAATTAAAAACACCAACTCTTTTGTACTTTCGAAAATTTAGTAACTCTAtactcactctatatatatagaaaaagagagaaatagtaCCCTAACCACTTCAATATTTATTATGATGCCGCATATTATGTTGAGAAACAGTTTTACAGGCTCTTTTTGCAAACTTAAAATGGATGATATAATTCTTCAATAAAATCTCAGGGGCGTTgacaaatacaaaatatcaattgtgtgagattttaaatttgtctGGCAGAGGATTTATTTTTATGCGAGTTTAAAACATGCACGCCATTCACGACTAGATTTGTCTGCTAGCAGATTTTAATTCATTGCTCCTCCGCTTAATTAGAACCGGGGAAGGAGAGCTCCCAAGATCCAGTTTAGACTTCGATCCGCGTGGAGTCAACCATACTTTTCGAGATGTAACcattctatattattaaattaaataatcaacttaaattttgattttaaaatactataggtggactcaaattaaataaattaaataattaaatagtaaaattaaaattttaaaaattaaataattaattcaaaacGGTCGGTCGTTTcgataaatttgatatatttttatgaattcCTTATACACCTATATTATGCAGGAGGTTAGCAATAGCACGGTGTGATGTTGACTAGTATAATAAATGATATAAGAGGAATATAAGCATGTGCATCACATTGTACCTTTGATTAGGAGAATTGTTCCGGTAACATTTTAGGAATAATTAAAAAGAGCCGAATTCTTTTTATGggttctaaattttcaaatttcttttcgggccaatttgcataaaaaatttacttattttggacttttgtaaagccgggccacctttttcgtttttgcagctcggtccgctttttcagcaaactgaccaaaatatccttatacctttttctttctcctcttttttttctcttgttcttttttttctttctcttcctagaGAGCGGCGGAGACAGAGCGGAGACGGCCTACTTCGATTTTGTCCGACGCATCCTTACTCTCGTCCACacacccccaccttcctcgcctccgacctcaccgaggccgcgccgcgactctttttttttttttcctcttcgactctcctccactgtctccgacgacaatgcctctcttgcccttctcctcccttctcgtcctctccctctccctcctcctctgacgcctccgacgacgatgcatcttcgcagGCGCCAACGCCagcgccgacaccgtggaggtcactgcggcgctgcagcctcggagcggagggtccttagcggcatcgtcgccggcgccgtggccgttggcagaaaagggtgaccaaaaaaattataaaagaaataagaaaaaaaataaagataaaaaattataaaaaaataagaatgaagataaaattgcatcgttaactgtaaaaaaaattataagttgcattacttaaaatgtaaactgcagttttaagataaaaattatacttgttaaataaaaattacactctttgggagatatttacactattttttctcttattgcactcttttagatgtaaactgtattattaaaatgaaagttacactctttaaatgaaagttgcactgtttctcctcttgttgcactatttctcctcttgttacactgttttttattttaaactgtaccattttaagagatatttataccgTTTCTCcgcttgttacactgtttcttctcttgttacactatttatcctcttgttacactgtttttatcttaaactgcaccttttaagagaagaaacagcgtaataagagaagaaatagtgcaacaagagaaaaaatagtggaacaagaggagaaacagtataaatatctcttaaatgggtgtagtttaagataaaaaatagtgtaacaagaaaaaaatggtgcaataagaggagaaacagtgcaacttttatttaaagtgtgtaatttttatcttaatgggtacagtttatatctgaaagactgcaataagaggagaaatagtgtaaatatctcccaaagagtgtaatttttgtttaaagagtgtaattttcatcttaaagctgcagtttacatcttaagtagtgcaacttataattttttttgcagttaacgatataatttcatcttcatccttctttttctataattttttatctttattttttttttcttgcttcttttatcattttttttggtcaaccctctccacggcgccggcgatgatgccgctaaggaccccccgctccgaggctccagcgccgcagtgacctccacgatGTTGGCGCCGGCGTCGgtgccggcgaagatgcatcgtcgtcggaggcggcagaggaggagggagagggagagaacgaGAAGGGCGGAGAAGGGTAAGAGATGagtcgtcgtcggagacagtggaggagagtcgaagaggaaaaaaaaaggagtcgCAACGCGGCCTCGGcagggttggaggcgaggaaggtgcgggggtgtgtaggcgagggtaaggatgcgccggcaTATTGTCGACGctggcgaagatgcatcgtcgtcggaggcggcaaagaaggaaggagagggagaggacaagAAGGGCGGGGAAGAGCAAGAGAAGCGTTGTCGTCGgaaacggtggaggagagtcggaaaggaaaaaaaagaagtcgcGGTGCAGCCTTGGCAGGGTCGGAGGCAAGGAAGGTGCGGGGGTGTgcgggcgagggtaaggatgcacCGGAcaagccgcctcctccgcctccgccgctctctgggaagagagaaaaaaaaaacgaaggaaaaaaaaaaggagagagaaaaaggtatgtgggtattttagtcagtttgctgaaaaagcggaccgaatctgcaaaaagaaaaaaggtggcccgattttgcaaaagcccaaaataagtgaattttttatgcaaattggcctgcTTTCAGTCCAAAGTGATTAAATTTTGGTtgtatataagatatttttttctcttcccttttgGCCCTTCATATGTGATAGCAACATTTGATAATAGAAATAACTCTATATGACTAAAATGAGTTGAAGAATATCATATATCACGCGTAAAAGagatatctatatctatactactttaGTAACTTCGAGTTTGAGAGGTAGGTAAATCAACTCTGTCGAGAAGAAATCTGAACCATTTGAATTTTCGGATTTGAGACATTTTACCTATCTATCCACCCTACCATCTATTATCTCTTCATCTTATATGTTaagtcaattttaaaaattgaatattaaaaattttaaatttataaatttatcaatttaaacttatataattttaaatttataaatatgaagaatcaaaaatagaaaatattaaatatatttaattttaactatctaattattaaattttaatacttaaaTTGATAGTTagtaatttaaaactaaaatataatttaagagATATGATCTACACCAATTAGAGGCTTTATATGCATAAACAGTcgtagatttttaaaatagggataaaatctaaaatatatcctctaaaacattaaaaatatctaatttaccTCAGGCTAACCAAAATGGAGCAATACTAC
Coding sequences:
- the LOC109722596 gene encoding UPF0481 protein At3g47200-like, with the protein product MASDNFTIFRVPAHVRQRNKHLYEPQTVAIGPYGVGRDVEPSLRAMEWLKWRYLQEFLSRSSNCTIDNYVDAIQELEPRARRCYFERVELSTKEFAEMLLLDGCFIIEFLIKWNGGENDGVRAAEWSLPLIRGDLLLLENQIPLFVLETLYELRTFQIDGTAAPPMKELLVNYLASKNLESPEEEADSSNEEMEGNDDHGLIVRGEAKDFDHLFHLFYRCYVTKPQTAPTGRTIRGTILKWLKPSKICASLLSYLRFKNDELHAPAAKIRLPNTIPSATVLLEAGVTFRKKNPCHPGSFLDVTFQGGVLEIPFLSVNNSTLSLFTNLVAFEQCSGCKPEKAYMTSYVTFMNCIIDTPRDVAILHQSGILENQLASDMDLAVFFNEFSNCPPMYYKEHYLAGLFQELRE